atgtttgtcttaccgctgatttgggtcttagtcttaacaagttagatttttttccTATTACATgccattgggttgatgacaactgggttatgcaaaaaagaattatagcttttttatatgatgaaggaaaatgtcgtcacgatggaaaagtTTTAGCgaattcaatgtctactattatgagattttttaacatttatagaaaaacactttgtattgctttagataatgcttctaataatacaaaggcgataggtcttataaaaagagaactaaaccctccgccaaaaaatatttttcatgtaagatgtagttgtcacattttaaacttaattgttaaagatggtcttgtgcattttgaagattctgttcaaaaagttagagatgcggttgcatttcttttttgtaatgctaataggggaagaattagagattttaagaatgcttgtgtggaaaataactttagacctaggaaaattcaagtagaaattgagactaggtggaactacacttacattatgctacaacaagcatatgagtataggattcccatacaacaagttcacaacaaatataatattaatagtgatgattggttaacttttacgcattgggaagatattaaagaatgtgttgaactcttagaaaatttttataatgcaactcttactttttctagataattctatcccacggtaaccggaattttagcctattTAGCGGAAAtagattgttatatcccgtatatttgaacgtcagattatttgctgaggtggggcccacacatcgagattttttttgggacatctgaaaggtcatatgaatcacatatgtgaagttaaacacaactcaagaaggacccttgggccaaatcaaagtggaagtcctccaaacgaatattttaagaaaacattttcgggtggTCTGACTtgtaggggcaaaaacggtattataagtttggaatttggaaaaataccaagaaatataagttgtagataattgaattatatttccaaccataggtcgtgggttcccaggtgacgtcggaataaggagatatggacgttttaaggcagaaaggtcagtgggctaggcccaatccgaacccaaccgggttaggcccattacccatgtcctTATAAGTGCCAATTTCGGCATTCCTCCTCATTTTAACACCAGGAACatccagaaaattctggggagagagagaaaaagagttttGGAGAAGAAAAAACCAATTTtcatcgaaatctgagccccgaatcccgaagcccatgaagggaaaaatgttgtacgctgcgttgtcttcaatttgagctaaaaatcaaccaaggaggagagtgataacgtggtggctgaatgcttaaggtatggataaggttccttttcattgctaacaagtttatttaaagttttaacggattagaacgggaaaatagcgatataaattcgtccgttggcattgaaattgattgtagaagattatgtcattttaatatgattttatgatattatgaaaatgaagttgttaaagtgtggattgttgttgttgattatgaatttgaaagtagaaaATGTGTCGTGGTAGTTTTGTTGTGTATGTAGGAATTTCGGGTgaaatatggaattgatggaattgttgaatattgtatagatttcttggaatgttcttggcctatgtttgaatggtcttaaattagtacatgaatatgaaaatggtgatattgatttgaaagtgcAAGTTGGTTTGGTAAgttgttatgagaagttttgtgattttatggtagatttatgtaattatgaaaatgaaattgttaaggtgcaaattatgattattgttaatgaaattggaggacgaagatgtgttatgaatatttatgtcgaagattagaggtttcggatgaattatggttttggtgaaatttttgtatattttgtaaatattttgtagaatgatatgaaatgcttcctaattgtattggaatgatcttgattagtaaatggatatgaaaacattgatattagtttggaagttgttgcattatgttggaaagaagattagttatgctatattgtgttttataaagattgttggtgttgtgggtattgttgttggtttggttgtagatattttgagccgagttatattctcggggcagcgaaattataggggaaatgctgcccaaatttttgtagacaaatggtgaattaaagatttgaatgctcaaagtcttactattgacaattggtaaatatgaccatttgtagattttgggcgaaacggaaattgaatttgagcgagcgtaaggcgcagctaaggtatgtaaagtcttgcccttcattctttggcatgttctaaacataataggctcggccgcgagccttagatacgaccctgttcctagaaatccgagattgaaattggctccatttcatttaatgggattgaattggtttcttaacatttcgtcggcaaaatgacctatatgtatccaactttcacaaatgaagtcggaacgccctaaaactctcacggatgactccataagacatatgatccataatttacgtacgccacctcggttcggcccaaggtgggcccacaaatccTGATgctttctgtatggctttagctaaCTCATTTATGTCCGGAATTCACGGGTagcttttggttattattctgtttACCATGCGATAAGTGTTATGACTACCTTTATgagtcttataaaatatttttgacatctggaacgtttctggaaatcttattctgatattctggataagctacgtaccttcggtatttttctgatatacgattttggcatatatgaatcttgtgtgatgcatgatcctgacatgtgtgatttatgtttggaaagtaataaatttggcattctgttattacctcttttgccaagtcccgggccggttatattattgtgcgcactatgtgatatcgaccgctggacccctgatcgcggtatgtccgacattgaccgctggacccctaaccgcggtatgtccgacattgaccgctggacccctgaccgcggtatgccggatttgtgatattgaccgttggactcctgaccgcggtatctgcgacattgaccgctggacccctgaccgcggtatgtcgggtttaagatgttaaccgctgggtacttggccgcggtatgtgtgatagtgaccgctggacttttggccgcggtaattgtatgtttgattttctgtgtgtatgagacggaaatgtttttcaaaagaaagcaaagcagtttggcattctgattgccgtatttgtcttccgggacctgatatatatgctatctgtatctgtatatgcttatgactctgcatgcatgattctgtctgctACGCTTCTGTATGcctgatctggattatgactccgtctgttacacttctggaaatctgattcagactatgattcagtctgttacacttctgtacctctgactctgattacgattatgtcagCCATATTCTGTGCCCTGGTCCGTATGGTGATTCTGTCAGCTATATCTCTGcacttctggttcggactatgattatatttgttatatttccgctttacatactcagtacattttccgtactgaccccctcttcttcgggggctgcgtttcatgccgcgcaggtactcccaggtgagttgaagacagtatagaagatgttccactgcagatggcaagctccatttgttcccggagtgctgccgagtcagagtttgtatgttatgctttcgggattacgttagagactttgcagacagcgtcgtgggtattggttgtcaatttgtaagcggctccgtcagccgatgtgtcggtttgtgttatgtactgaattttgtatgatcatagatttgttcggcttagaagctacgagaaagaatatttcaaaaaatttactatgtattttaccttgtttgatttaaaaagtttgatgtgattttatgtgcagcaagagtctgagggttcgctcgaccctaggcaagggtcgggtgcccatcacaccctagggatattagggtgtgacatagatagagttttacaagagtataaatataaatccGGTTATCAAATGACtctttttgaaatgataatcaaatttaagaagtatttttttccatcccaactttatttatattgggttctcttttaaatccttgtttaaaagtgtcttatactaaaaattttgttagtcaaatttatacatttttagaaattgaagagggagttcaaccatctttagctgaagccgaactcgctattgatgatgagtttagaaaagtttttactcattattctagtttggaagaacgtgctacacccgttgctccacgccctactactactcagagtagcaaaaagggcttgtcgagtttaaaagttttacattcacagccaacttcttcttatactgcaaactttgatgaatataacttttatttgatgcagccaaatgtggatatcaaggaactggatgacttggacatcttagcatggtggaagaagtacaaggcaagttatccggtactttcaagaatggctcgagatatccttacggttcaagtatcaaccgtggcttcggagagcgcatttagccaaggaagacagcaaattggagaccatagacattcattatccggctttagcttgcaagtactagtgtgcattcgcgattggataagatcggagcgacgcaaccaaaacttagaagagGAGGAAGGCGaaaaggaagaaattgaagatttgatagctagtggaccggaccaaatgaaagactttgaagatatttccatgaccgaatatgttatggggggaaattaacgaaatgattcaaaattggtgattttattattctactatttctgtacaactcatgtattatttgcaagttaaaaaaaactacaacttgcaaataaatgttatccaagaatgaataaaatatattgctcattgagctttcttctatttacttgtgttcatattaaaaataaaaactagaaagttatatacttgaaaaataactaaaatatattaagaatatacttataatgtataatatactataagtataacttaaacatatatatatatatatatatatgtgtgtgtgtgtgtgtgtaagttatacatatatataagttacaatgttatatataacttaaacatatatatatatatatatatatatatatatatatatatatatatataagtatattcttactatattttaggtatatatatattaatatatatatatatatatgtatacgtatatacgaatttataaacttagaaaaaaattaagctataaataacataagttataatatataagttataagtatatatagtatacttaaacatatatatatatatatatatatatatatatctatatataagttatataacctaagtatattgatatatatacatatattcttactatattttaggtatatgtagtataacactataacttaagcatataacttaatatatatatatatatatgtatacacgtatattctgtattgctgacttgctgttagcctgttagtcagtaaatatttaaactttacttataaacttgtataacatatgtaaatatacctacaatatactaataaatactatatatatatatatatatatatatatatatatatatatatataatacaaaaaacaaaaaacaaaaaacaaaaaacaaaaaaggttttggagactttgaaccggaccggttccggtttgaggtttcaaaccggtaaaccggaacagGTTAAACGGTTCCGATTTTTTAACCGGAAATCggccggttccctaaccggttaAACCAGTTAATGGGTCTACACGGGGGTGATGGAAAGCAGTGGATAAAAACAAGGAGAAAGAACAATACCAGTGTCCACTAcacataaaataattattttttcatgTCTCCTTTATTTTTATATTCCAAaactatttatcttttttatgTATTATAGCTTTTGTAGATAAttgtttctttttccttcttttctttttaatttctctacttcttatcttttttcttctttccttttttttcgtttttttttctttccccccttttttgttcatttatttctttcccaaatcatactatttttattttctttttcaccataatttgattccatatttaattctaactcctttatttttatttttttctctattttttaaatttattgttCCTTTTTAATTCatctatttattttcttttatttttttatctccataatctaatttcattcacattttttgttagtttttttttctctttttttaatttcatttttttcaaattatttttgtCATTAgttcttgtatttttttttttcataaactaattataccttttggcttctttatttttattttttttattttttatatcaaTAAGAAGGATAactgatatattttttttattttttttatatctcAAAAAATAACATATTTTAGCATATAGTACACCAAATCAGTAGCAGTTGAAGTATACTATTACTATATACTATGATACGCATGTGGTATATATCATACTAACATGGTAAGATAGGGGACTATgggttcattccttcaagaaaaacacttcGTCCTCTATGATACTCACACGGTATATATTATATACAGATAAGGTATCATAAAATGTTGGATCATTCCTTCAAAAAATACTATTCAGTCTTCAGTGATACCCatattatatatcatatactgacatggTATCATACACGGCTGACAGACCATTCCTTTAAGAACACATTGAGTTCTCAATGATAACAAcctggtatataatatgtataaacAAGGTATCGTAGATAGCACATTCACTTCAACACTGGTCAATCCTCTATGAAGCCCAcacggtatattcatatactgccaggatatcatagaggactgattcatttcttaaaaaaaaaacactcattggtcctctatgatacctacacggtatattcatatactgtcagggtatcatagaggactgattcatttcttcacacaaaaacaaaaaacactTCTCGGTCCTCTATGATATCCACACAGTATACTGTTATAATGCCAGGGTACCATAGAGTACTGGttcatttcttcaaaaaaaattcatcggtcctctatgatacccactcGATATATTCATATATTGCCAGGGTATGATAGAGGactggttcatttttttttttaaaaacactcttcggtcctctatgatacctaCACAGTACTATATTCATATACTatcagggtatcatagaggactgattcaTCTCTTCGAAAAAAACACTCCTCGATCATCTATGTTACCCACACGGTATATTCATATATTGCTacggtatcatagaggactggttcaTTTCTTCGGAAAAAAAATACTCctcggtcctctatgatacccacacgtATAGTCATATAATAtcatggtatcatagaggactaattcattctttaaaaaaaacactCCTCGCCCCTCTATGATACCTAcacggtatattcatatactgtCAGGGTGCATCATAAAGGACTGGTTCATTTCTTCGGAAAATTACTCCTTGGTCCTCTATGATATCCAcacggtatattcatatactgtCAGGTTATCATAAATGACtaattcattccttcaaaaaaaaCTCCTCAATATTTTATGATATCCACATGGTATATGTCTATACTGATACGGTATCATATATATAAAGACATGTTCATTCCTTCAAAAGAataaaaattataagaaaatgcAATAAACAGAGTTTAAGCTTATATTAATATTTTagtttttatattattttatcaattagtttttataaaaaatatagatttttatGGTATGTACTCTTTTCAGTATAGGCATCAGTATCACTGAACGAAGTATAGGTATCAGTATCACTGAACGAACATCGTGTGGATTGTAAATCAGGCTGCGCTAGGATGAGAACATGAAGATGTAAATGCAAAAACAGAAATAGTAGCCACTTTTGAATAGCCATGGCCATGCTGTTCAAGTTGCTcaatatatataagaaaaataaaatagatAGAATGGTTGGCTACAAATGACAGGCATATTTTGATAGCAAATTGGGTGCTCAATCAGTAATAGTAGCAAGTAATTTGCTCACAAGCTCGCCCTAGATTAACTGCAAGAGTTTGAAAGAGTAATTAAATAGGAGCTAGAGATAACGTATTGAAAGGGTACAGTGGACTGACTACATTTGCCTGAGCAGAAAAAAGTTCGATTTCATCAGGACCACACATGTTAATCAAAGAAGAAAAGGACATTGATCTTTCAAGTGCTAGCTGCGTAGCTCAGGGGTTAAAACTCTGTTGGACTTTTCTTGGAGTTGACTATCATTGACTCCTAGAATTTTTGGAATTCCACAACTCTAATTTATGGACAGGAATGGATGAGAACAAGCACAACATAGTTGGGAAATTTTGGCCGTTAGCTACTTGTTCTTCTCTGATCATTTTAACTTTATATGATTCCAGAAAACGAAATCCAACTGATCTTTTTTCACCTGTATCTTATTTTCTTTTCCCTTGTGTTAAAAGTTTACTCCATATCGATTTCTCTTGTAGTTTGACTTCTAAGTATTCCAGCGCAAATATCTTCATATCTTAAGTGATTCAAATTGAATTCGTAAACCAATTAGAAATTAATGGAAGCTGTCAGCATGCAGCCTTGCAGTGCAAACAATGTTCACTTTCTctgatttaaaaaataaataaagtagtTTGAACTACAAGAGCCAAATTTTTAAATTTTCGGTCATAATCAAATAAGGAATTCTAAACATTTTTTTCCGAAATTCTTCATTGATATAAAAATCCTGAAAATCATCCTACATTGGAAAGTTAAGTACTTTAGTTCTAGTGATTTCCTTATAACTAAGTCGCTGAAGATGTTATCAAGCGTCTAATAGTCTAACTAGCTGAGGTGATGAAATGGTTCTCAAATACACATACTAGGATTTGGAACAATTTATCATCAATGCCAATGTACACGAATTGAACAGCGTACACATGCTAGTGGGAAAAAAAAATGCCCCAGGTATTTTTAGGTATTCCTTGAAGTAGCTCCTTCTTTTTTTGTATCGTTTATATCTTCTTTTTCCCCCATTTCTTCTGCAGTCTGCAATATTGCTCTGGACACAGACGGTTTGTGGTGACATTGATAGAAAGGGGAATGTGATTAGGTGCTGAATATTCCACTAGCCAATCAATTTAATGATGTGTATACACTGATATGGTGATGAACACATCAAAACAACTTCCAGTAGATGATGCATACATATTGCTTATGGAAAAAGAAAGACAAGTTGTGCGTTCAATGGATCCATAGTTACTATGTGAGGGGGGAATACTCAAGCTAAGCAAGCTTCATGTGATGCAAAAGATTTTGAGTCTCAGCTAAGCTGTGAAAGCTGAGAATGTGATATCTGTCAACTGCAACAGTACTCTATTAAAAGGATATATGCAAACTTAGAGGAGAGTTCCAAAAGGATGAATAGAGAAGAATGACTTGTAATAACCAAGGCTCCCCCAGGTGGACTTTCATGCTATTTTTGGCTGCCTTAAGGAGATTGCTAGCCAGTAACCAGGGATAGACTAGCACAATGGGGACACAGAGATGACATGATCAGTTGTACATTGTGCCATAATGCAACTGAGACTATAGAAGTTGTGTTTATTGCATTTGTATGGAAAGGGATATGAGGATATTTCAACAGACAAGCAGATCAACAGAACCAAAGTTATGAAAATTGTACCAAATTTGTAAATAAATGGTATTTtaggctttttattttgtttcaaaataagttatGTTTTaagatttcaagaagaaattaatcttattcttccaaaattaccattatttacataatcaagaatcattaagtagTTTTTTAGGAATGAAGTAACTTAGAAAGAAGTGAAATTTAATTGAgagtaagttagtaaaaacactcatAATTTTCAAGGTATGCGTAAGCTAGAAGtaccacttattatgaaacagAGGAAGTAGTATTCAAGATAGGCATTAATATATACATCATCCAAACGATAGCACTAGTGAGTGCTGGAatcatttttaagaaaaatataaggATGTAAGTTCTATATACTGATTCtgtatgtgaaaaaaaaaaaaaacactatcgAGACAGTTTAACAAGTTATAGCGGTTAATTATTTAGTCATTTTAAAAATTACCATTGTTGAGCATGATGGTTTAAAAACAAATAAAATGGGTCTAAGGGTCGAATCTAACCATTGGGTCTTATCGTGATTTGTATTAGAAGGTTGGATATCCATTTTGGAGTCATTTGGAGTTGTTGAAGACCAATCTGCATCAATTTTGAAGCAAAATTGTGTTGGTTAAATTCTTGTGCAAGTTCTGAGAACCTTCTGAATTTCTTAGCAATTTGTACCAAAgttctgaatttttttttaatgcatTTGAGAAGTTGTTTGTTGCTGCTATGATTGTAAACAAATCATATTGCAAGGACTCTGTGGTGCTAATATCATCAGCGCTTATAACTTCACCAACATAGTAGCAGTTGCATTCAAAAAATTAGTGAAACATGGTCTTAAAAGTTCAACTTTCCTTACTCATATAATTTGTTAATAATCTATGCTTACTCTGAACTCTATCCACCAGCTTCCTCTTTTGCCTCTTCATAGAGATGACAGAAATACaaacaataagaataataattGTAACTGTTGGCACAACCATAGTGATCACGGTTCGAGCTGTTTTATCATCCTTCCTCATTGGAGCTATTTTACCATTATTCTCTTTTGGAGCTGCTTTTATATCATTCCCTACAAAAATGCTTCAAGTTAGTATAATATCAGTTTTTAACTActactcatttttttttaaaaaaaggcatCTTTCTTTTCTTTCACACTTCACTTGTCCTACTTTTCTTTTCAGGTAATTTCAAAAGCAAACACTACACGGAGTATTAAGTATCACAAATGCAATATTGTTCCTAAAATACAACATGCTCTTCTTTAACACAAGTCAAATTTTGTGGTGTAACCGTGTTAAATTGTGTGACCCTCTTATTTAAAAATGCAAGTTATTAGAGATGTACACTTTTGTTTACTTAATGATGTCTTCGACACTCCCCCTCAACTGCAAATATGAGATTGTATATTTTGCTACCATATTGAATTAAATTGTGTCTCATCGAAAAAGTTTAAACTATTAGAGATGGGTAAAGTTTTACTACGTAATTATGCCTTCAACAGTCAGATCAAAGCTAGACAATTAAATTGGGATGAGCAGAAGGGACACGAATAACGTAGTTCACCTGCCGATGGCGGAGCTTCCCACGCCACACCCTTTAAGAAACTGTAACTTTCATAACGGAAATTGCACCTAGCACCTATGATTCTTCCACCTCTCTTGCCATAGCAGGTACAATTCGGCATATCTCCATAAGCCTCATTTAATCAAGCAGAGCAATTCTGAAGAGATAAGTCAGGAGTACACTGAACAAGTGCATATATTGGCTGAGATTTTGGACCTGTCACATTGCCACTAGCATATTTTCGAAAGCGACCACCAGCAGCAGCAAGGTCTCGTAAATTATCCAATAATTTTCTCAGCTCTTGGTTAAACTCCTTAGGTCTTGACGCATCCTCAGTATTCGACGTGTACAGTAGAGTAGAAAATGACCTTGTGCCTATAATGGATCGATTCGAGCTGTACTGTAAAATACATTCATCATAGCCACCAAAAGCTGTTCTTTGTTTAGGACATGAATGTACAAGCACTTGAGCAATGTTATTGACACAACTGCGACATTCTTCTAGCCCCACATCTCCTCTACACAGAACAACAGCACTGACCATATTGGAGTTTTGGCCAACGGAAGCATTGTAGAAACCGCATTTATCTATTTTTGAGGAAAGGGAAGAGAGAAGCGAGATAAGATTTTTATGGTATGTACTCTTTTCAGTATAGGTATCACTGAACCAACATGGTTTGTATTGTAAATCAGGCTGCGCTAGGATGAGAACATGAAGGTGTAAATGCAAACAGAAAGAGTAGCCACTTTTGAATAGCCATGGCCATGCTGTTCAAGTTGCTCGATGTATAGAATGGTTGGCTACAAATGACAGGCAAATTTTGATAGCAAATTGGGTGTCAATCTGTAATAGTAGCAAGTAATTTGCTCACAAGCTCGCCCTAGATTAACTGCAAGAGTTTGAAAGAGCAATTAAATAGAGCTAGAGATAACGGATTGAAAGGGTGCAGTGGACTGACTACATTTGCCTGAGCAGAAAAAAAGTTTACAATTTCATCAGAACCACACGTGTTAATCAAAGAAGAAAAGGACATTGATCTTTTAAGTGCTAGCTGCGTAGCTCAGAGGTTAAAACTCTGTTGGACTTTTCTTTGGAGTTGACTATCATTGACTCTTAGAATTTTTGGAATTCCGCTACTCTATTTTATGGACAGGAATGGATGAGAATAAGCACAACAGAGTTGGGAAATTTTGGCCGTTAGTTACTTGTTCTTCTCTGATCATTTTAACTTTATATGATTCCAGAAAACGAAATCCAACTGATCTTTTTTCACCCGtatcttattttctttttcctaatgTTAAAAATTTACTCCATATCGATTTCTCATGTATTTTGACTTCTAAGTATTCCAGCGCAAATATCTTCATATCTTAAGTGATTCAAATTGAATTCGCAAACCAATTAGAAATTAATGGAAGCTGTCAGCGCATGCAGCCTTGCAACGCAAACAATGTTCACTTTCTCtgatgtaaaaaataaataaagtagtTCAGAGTACAAGAGCCAAATTTTTAAATTTTCGATCATAAATCAAACAAGGATTTCAAACATTTTTTCTACGAAATTATTCATTGATATAAAAATCCTGGAAATCTTCAAACTGAAAATCATCCTACATTGGAAAGTTTACTTTAGTTCTAGTAATTTCCTTATAACCAAGTCACTGAGGATGTTATCAAGCCTCTAATAGTGTAATTACTTTATATTACTCAGGTAATGAAACTGTTCTCAAATGCACAAAAACTAGGATCTTGAACAATTTTTCATCAGTGTCAATGAACGCGAAATGAACAGTGTACATATACtaccaggaaaaaaaaaaaggcccaagtaTTTTTAGGTATTCCTTGAAGTAGCTCCTTTCTTTTTGTATCCTTTATATCTTTTTTCCTTGAAGTAGCTCCTTTCTTTTTGTATCCTTTATATCTTTTTTCCCCCCATTTCTTCTGTAATCTGCAATATTGCTCTAGACACAGACTGTTTATGGTGACATTGATAGAAAGGGGAATGTGATTAGGTGCTGAATATTCCACTAGCCAATCAATTTAATGATGT
Above is a genomic segment from Lycium barbarum isolate Lr01 chromosome 12, ASM1917538v2, whole genome shotgun sequence containing:
- the LOC132621888 gene encoding uncharacterized protein LOC132621888, with product MPNCTCYGKRGGRIIGARCNFRYESYSFLKGVAWEAPPSAGNDIKAAPKENNGKIAPMRKDDKTARTVITMVVPTVTIIILIVCISVISMKRQKRKLVDRVQSKHRLLTNYMSKES